The Pan troglodytes isolate AG18354 chromosome 17, NHGRI_mPanTro3-v2.0_pri, whole genome shotgun sequence genome includes a region encoding these proteins:
- the SERPINB8 gene encoding serpin B8 isoform X5, producing MLFKTNEEKKTVQMMFKEAKFKMGYADEVHTQVLELPYVEEELSMVILLPDDNTDLAVVEKALTYEKFKAWTNSEKLTKSKVQVFLPRLKLEESYDLEPFLRRLGMIDAFDEAKADFSGMSTKKNVPLSKVAHKCFVEVNEEGTEAAAATAVVRNSRCSRMEPRFCADHPFLFFIRHHKTNCILFCGRFSSP from the exons ATGCTCTTTAAAACCAACGAG GAAAAAAAGACAGTGCAGATGATGTTTAAGGAAGCTAAATTTAAAATGGGGTATGCGGATGAGGTGCACACCCAGGTCCTGGAGCTGCCCTATGTGGAAGAGGAGCTGAGCATGGTCATTCTGCTTCCCGATGACAACACGGACCTCGCCGTG GTGGAAAAAGCACTTACATATGAGAAATTCAAAGCCTGGACAAATTCAGAAAAGTTGACAAAAAGTAAGGTTCAAGTTTTCCTTCCCAGATTAAAGCTGGAGGAGAGTTATGACTTGGAGCCTTTCCTTCGAAGATTAGGAATGATCGATGCTTTTGACGAAGCCAAGGCAGACTTTTCTGGAATGTCAACTAAGAAGAATGTGCCTCTGTCCAAGGTTGCCCACAAGTGCTTCGTGGAGGTCAATGAGGAAGGCACAGAGGCTGCCGCAGCCACCGCTGTGGTCAGGAATTCCCGGTGCAGCAGAATGGAGCCAAGATTCTGTGCAGAccacccttttcttttcttcatcagGCACCACAAAACCAACTGCATCTTGTTCTGCGGCAGGTTCTCTTCTCCGTAA